One Deltaproteobacteria bacterium DNA segment encodes these proteins:
- a CDS encoding ABC transporter substrate-binding protein: MMRIPFRLLPLFLMLAAPMESPHAAAPLTKVLLTTGSVSEREAAVYVAQELGYFRKYGLEVQFIQARNGPVGMAALSSGESQFHWGSVSGANLGAIAEGADIVFVAGFINRLTGMFIAQPKIKNPGELRGKSVGVNSLSGGGWIFSMLTLDHWGLQPERDKIQFRSLGDQTVMVQGFMAGIVDAVLVGYAHGKNLQNNGYSVLADVEKLPIAYQGSGLMSRRNFMRSQPAVAENVFRGLLDAVNFIRNPANKPEVIRALAKGMRLRKLEDAEEGYQSLPTLYDKKIYPSVDGIRNVIRLLGTTNEKIRRLKAEELIEDSVLRKLEKEGRF, from the coding sequence CTTTAGACTTTTGCCTCTATTCCTAATGCTTGCGGCACCAATGGAATCTCCCCACGCCGCCGCGCCGCTCACAAAAGTCCTGCTCACCACCGGCTCGGTGAGCGAACGGGAGGCGGCGGTTTACGTCGCTCAAGAACTGGGCTACTTCCGTAAATATGGCCTGGAGGTCCAGTTCATCCAAGCGCGCAACGGGCCGGTCGGCATGGCCGCGCTAAGCTCCGGCGAGTCACAATTTCATTGGGGGTCGGTGTCGGGCGCCAATCTTGGCGCCATCGCCGAAGGCGCCGATATCGTATTCGTCGCCGGCTTCATCAATCGCCTCACCGGCATGTTCATCGCCCAGCCGAAAATCAAAAACCCCGGCGAGCTGCGCGGCAAGAGCGTCGGCGTCAACAGCCTCAGCGGCGGCGGTTGGATTTTTTCCATGCTGACTCTGGACCATTGGGGGCTTCAGCCGGAGCGCGACAAGATTCAGTTCCGATCCCTCGGCGATCAAACCGTCATGGTGCAAGGATTCATGGCCGGTATCGTCGACGCGGTGTTGGTCGGCTACGCCCATGGAAAAAATTTGCAGAACAATGGCTACAGCGTGCTCGCCGACGTCGAGAAGCTGCCAATCGCCTACCAAGGCTCGGGGCTGATGTCGCGGCGCAACTTCATGCGCAGTCAACCGGCGGTGGCGGAAAATGTCTTTCGCGGTTTGCTCGACGCCGTGAACTTTATCCGCAACCCGGCCAACAAGCCGGAAGTGATCCGCGCCCTCGCCAAGGGCATGCGCTTGCGCAAACTAGAAGATGCCGAGGAAGGTTATCAAAGCCTGCCGACGCTTTATGACAAGAAGATCTATCCAAGCGTCGACGGCATTCGCAACGTCATTCGTTTATTGGGTACGACCAATGAAAAAATTCGCCGGCTCAAAGCGGAAGAGCTGATCGAAGACAGTGTGCTGAGAAAATTGGAGAAGGAAGGCCGATTCTAA
- a CDS encoding ABC transporter substrate-binding protein, with protein sequence MFGFNILPIPLRTLILPTILLSAVTSGALAQSRNTRPLRVAYLSTTVTMAPVWMAKETGAFAKEGLDIEVLSMNSSSAIPALIANEVDIVEVSAAPVLTAALRGIDVTFIAGLLNTMIWDFYVRPEIKSAEQLRGKIIGTDRPATPVAYGTLVALKKLGLTAKDVQLRPLGSSPQIVAAFYANQIVGGVGSPPASFKMERDGFHSLVSLIAEPYQNVGLVARKGRIEELSPRLVQLLRAVRSGIDRFYADKPFTVKVIGKYSKETDPDVLDRSYEFFKKAGFRRELVTSEPGLQGILDFLSESIPEAKTAKPSQFFDDRIVRQVNAGK encoded by the coding sequence ATGTTTGGATTTAACATTTTGCCAATTCCCCTACGAACGCTAATTCTCCCGACGATTCTGCTGAGCGCCGTCACCAGCGGCGCATTGGCGCAGAGCCGCAACACCCGGCCGCTGCGCGTCGCCTACCTGAGCACGACGGTCACCATGGCGCCGGTTTGGATGGCCAAAGAGACCGGCGCCTTCGCCAAGGAAGGGTTGGACATCGAAGTTCTCTCCATGAACTCCAGCAGCGCGATCCCAGCGCTTATCGCCAACGAGGTCGACATCGTGGAAGTCTCCGCCGCGCCCGTGCTCACGGCCGCGTTGCGCGGCATCGACGTGACATTCATCGCTGGTCTGTTGAACACCATGATTTGGGATTTTTACGTACGTCCGGAAATCAAGAGCGCCGAGCAGCTCCGAGGCAAAATAATCGGCACCGATCGTCCGGCAACGCCGGTGGCTTACGGCACCCTGGTGGCGCTAAAAAAGCTTGGCTTGACTGCGAAGGATGTCCAGCTCCGTCCGCTCGGCAGCAGCCCGCAGATTGTCGCGGCGTTCTACGCTAACCAAATCGTCGGCGGCGTGGGCTCGCCGCCGGCCAGCTTCAAGATGGAGCGGGATGGATTTCATTCTCTAGTGAGCTTGATCGCCGAGCCCTATCAAAATGTCGGTTTGGTCGCGCGCAAAGGCCGTATCGAAGAGCTAAGTCCGCGCCTGGTCCAGCTCCTGCGCGCCGTGCGCAGCGGCATCGACCGTTTCTACGCCGATAAACCCTTCACCGTGAAAGTCATCGGCAAATATTCAAAGGAAACCGACCCCGATGTGCTCGACCGCAGTTATGAGTTCTTCAAGAAAGCCGGCTTCCGCCGCGAGCTGGTGACTTCAGAGCCGGGGCTGCAAGGGATTCTCGATTTTCTTAGCGAATCGATCCCCGAAGCGAAAACTGCCAAACCGTCGCAGTTCTTCGACGACCGCATCGTGCGCCAGGTGAATGCTGGAAAATAA